CCCGCACATCATATATACCCTCATCTCCCATGCACCCGCATGCGAACTCTAACCCTCATCCTCATCGCGGTGTCCGCACTCCTCCTCGTCCAGGCGGCAGCGGCGGCGGCCACTCTGGAGATCGGGGAGGTCGAGAAAAACCCTGACGAAACCCTCACCGTCCGCGGGACGACGAACATCGCACCGGGCAATGAACTTCTTGTCGATATCGTCTCTTCGGGTTTCAAGCCGACCACGAAGGAGACGGGGGGTGCATTCTACGGGTCAAGCGGCACCGTGACGGTGGAGGCCGGGGACCCATACAACACCTGGTCCTACATCTTCGAGGTGCTCCCGCCCGAGACCTATACCATCACTGTCGCGTGGGTGGAAGGGGACGCCACGGCAAGCGGGACCTTCACGATCACCAACGAGACAGTGAGCGACGTCACGACGGCCGCGACGACCGTACCACCTCCGGCGACGACGCCGGTCCCGGCCGCTACGACACCGACACCGACGCAGGCACCATGGAGTGCCGCCGGGGTCGTCCTCGGCCTGGCGGCTGCGTTGTGGATACGCCGTTCTTAAATAGACAAAACCCGATATCTCCATCCATGAAAAAAGAGAATATAACCGGGGCGCTCCTCCTGGCAACCTTTCTCTGTCTCCTCTGCGGGACAGCGGCGGCCGAGGAGTCCCCTGACTGGACCTACACGACCCAGGGGATCCTGCGGGGCGTCTCCATCTCCGCAGACGGTTCTGCCGTTGTCGCTGGCGGTGACGACGCAAAGGTCACCCTGCGTGATGCTTCTGGCAGCGTCGTATGGCAGAGGAGTGCACAGGCAACCGTAAACAGTGTCTCTATCGCACCTGACGGGACAGCGGTCGGCGCCGCGTCCTCGGACAACAGGGTCTATCTCTACAACAGGTCAGGCAACCTCAGGTGGAGCACAGTGCTGCCCGGTCGCGCCTACGCCGTTGCGGTCGCAGACGGCGGGGAATATGTCGCAGCCGGGTGTTCGGACGACAGGGTCTATCTCTTCGATGAAGAAGGCAACACCCTCTGGTCATACCAGACAAAAGGTGATGTCTTCGGGGTCTCCGTGACACCGAACGGGACTCTTATCGCAGCGGGATCGCAGGACGACACAGTCTACCTCTTCGAGCGGGACGGTTCACTCCTCTGGTCCCAGGTGGCCCGCGCGGACGTGCTCGGGGTCTCGATATCGCCTGACGAAACCTTTGTAGCAGCGGGATCGGCCGATACGCGTGTCATCCTCTTCGATGCAAACGGCACACTCCTCTGGAGCGTACCGATGACGGGGTCGGTCACGGCCGTCTCGGCAAGCGAGCGCGGGGAGAAGATCGCCGCAGGGTCTCTCGACCAGAATATCTATATCCTGGA
This window of the Methanofollis ethanolicus genome carries:
- a CDS encoding outer membrane protein assembly factor BamB family protein; the protein is MKKENITGALLLATFLCLLCGTAAAEESPDWTYTTQGILRGVSISADGSAVVAGGDDAKVTLRDASGSVVWQRSAQATVNSVSIAPDGTAVGAASSDNRVYLYNRSGNLRWSTVLPGRAYAVAVADGGEYVAAGCSDDRVYLFDEEGNTLWSYQTKGDVFGVSVTPNGTLIAAGSQDDTVYLFERDGSLLWSQVARADVLGVSISPDETFVAAGSADTRVILFDANGTLLWSVPMTGSVTAVSASERGEKIAAGSLDQNIYILDRTGSAILSKVIGSAVRGVALTPDGTTFAIATSGGEVSRYTTAPEPTPTPTTTVTTPTPTARMTGSLAISSVPAGAAVHIDNLYVGRTPVTVPNIEAGNHTVLLELRDHDTWSGTFSVEAGVTATVNATLVPSTTPATTTPTRAAALPLTALAGVGIAVVLLMMRRQ